The genome window TTAAATGCATTCCCAGCTCtactgaaacaaaaaataaagatcTTTGAATATAGTAATATGCAGCCTAATAAACCCACTGCAGTCTGTGTCCTAAAAACCGACTGACTGAATGTAAACTGAATAAGTAATTCAACGTGTTTTGATGTCTTAATTCTGAGACCATTATGCAGAAGGAAGAATGAGGGGTGCTGCACCAAGTAAGATACCTGCTGCACCGCAGATAAATGATGTGTGAGTTATTCTACCTGTCACCTGCTGTGATTTCTCTTGCCAAACTGTGTTAGAGATGATGTACCTgttaatgattttctttttttctttctttttcttttaatgccatattttcttttgttttgtaggAAAACTAAAAAGAACAGACAAGAGAGTAAGTTTATCATGTTTCGGATTTACTTAATCCATAAATACAGGAACCCTCTGTGCTGGTGTTTGCACAAATTATCTTTAGATGTGATTCAATCCTGTATTTGTATATGTTTCATGTCTGAGTTAATTCTCTGTGTTTCCTTAGATGTGCCCTGTTATAAGTCACTGGGTGCTCAGTCTCCCACCTCTGCCCTCCTCTGAGCTGACTGACCctcatgatgacatcaccctGCCCAGGCTGATCGAAGCTCTGCAGAACAGACAAAGGATCAGGCAAATGATGATTGATGAGTACAGCAAAGCAGGTGGATGCTAACATTTTCAACCCTCGCATCTTGCCTTTGACACTTACTTGACAAGTTGGATTTCTTACCTTGGCTCACATATTGTCTTCTGTGATGTTGTTATAGCCAACACCATGAAGTTCAGGCTTCAGGAACTGGATTGTAACCTCATTTCCGATGACAATTGTATTGATGAACAAAATGGCAAACTGGTAGAGAAGGACAAAATCATCCAGAACAACAAGGCAGAGATCGAACGCTTGGAGAAGAAAACCAAGATGCAAGAACACAAAGTGAGGGACAAATTCATTCACACCTTGCTGAGATTGCTGATTTTGTAATGTGTTGCTCAGTTTTTGAAATGTCCCAAATGGTTCTGTTCCAGATTGATatcctgcagaaaacagctaaaatcTATGAGGGCGACAAGCGTTTactgcagcaggagctggagacgagagagcagaggctgcagagggagctgtCTGACATGAGATGCATGGAGCAGCGCATGCATGGCGTGGTCACAGACACCCAGCTCAAATGGGAGAAAGAATGTGTGAGTGACTCCTCTTATAACAGAAGTTGGTAAATTGATGAGCCTTGTGTGTATTATACCCTGTTAAAGTAGCACAGTTTGTTTACTGCTGTGGATTATTTGTTTGTCATGCCTCAACTTTCCCAATGATCATTTGTACAACCAGTGGTGTTGTGCTCAAACATTACGGTTCTTGCTGTGCAGAACAGACGTGCGAAGCAGCTGGAGATGCAAAACAAACTCTGGGTGAAAGACgagaagctgaagcagctcaAGGCCATTGTGACAGAGAGCAAGACTCCAGGTCATTCTGATTCTCCACCGTGTCAGATACAGCCTAAGCAGCCATCCAGGGAGGAACACCTCCCTGCAAAGAGATCGGCTTCACACTCACCCCTCCCTGTAAGTTGTGTTTACAATGCACTTCCAGAGCACCTGCCTTACTCCTGATTAATTTAGTTATTGCTTAATTTTGGTAGATGACATGACAGTAACAGTTAAACAGAGTCATTCTCCTGCAAATGTAGCAGCTAGTGCAAATTTCTctgtaaaactaaaacactggactggactgacatCGCTAATGCCAACGTGATGGCAGGAGTGCATTAACATAAACTCCAGTTCATTATCTTGTAGGTTGGGTGGTGTGACAGTACATACTGTGCAacagtagaaatgtgtccagTAGTTAAGATTTGGCAATACATTTTCCATTGCAGGAATTATCCCTTGAGCtgtatttacacacattcattctcAGTGTATGCACTGCTGCCCTGCTACACAGCGAGGGAGTGGGCATGTTGATGACATTGCATAGAGGGTAGCTGCTTTATATGCTTTTCTGCTTGCATGTATATTGCTTTCCACTCtagctaattgtttcagctttaaaaataactttcacagtttcaacaaaaattCTCACAAATTAGTTAGAGTGTATTGTATTAGATTACAttcctgtgcaggtgtgtgctgCTGATACTGTTCCACTAGCTACTGTAACATGTAGttcttatgaaatgtatttgtaCTAACTGTATCTGGCAGTCCATGTATGTAActgcagtttttccattttgctcCCCAGTGCCCTGTTGAGTCTCCCCGTGTCAGACGAGGACCAGTCATTCCCATCAGAATTGAGGGGGTTGAAATGAACCCAAGGTCCACTTGCCCCATCCCCAGCACCAGTAGCTCTTTGTCTGTGACTAGTTGCATCACTGCATCGgagcagtgggcagcccaggacatCAGGCAGGGTTACCATTCCGCTAGTACGCCCATGAGAACCCACCCCAGGGCAGACGCCTCAGCCAGCAAGGCCAGGAGGAGAGCTGTGTgttggaggagagaggaagaggaggccagcTCCCTTACATTTGATGTAGATCTAACTGAGAGAAGCTACAGGGTCAGTAAGTTAGTGACAGGCTGCAGCATGATGCTGTAGAGAAAACTGGTGCCTCTGATTCGGCTTTTAGATTTGTTGTCCTTCCGCTATTTGGGGCAATATTGAAAATATCTCAGCCATTTACCAGTTTCATGACAGATCATCAGGATCTGACTATTAGtaaatttctccactgtgagattaatTAAGTCATAAAGTCTTAATCTTTTGCCCttgttttatgtatgtatttattttttcttcttatttaacTGCCACACCGTTCTGTAGACGGTGACGCCGGTGCGGCCGCTGCACCGTCGATCCTGCTCTGCTGGCAGGGAGAAGTGGGTGGACCACAAGCCCTCCTCCAGCATGGACTTGGGTACAGTTTTGCAGCCCGTCATCCCCAATGCCATTCAGGTGTCTGCACCCAGTGAGAAGTCCCTGTTGAAGTGTGACAGATACGTGTTAACGCACCAGGAGGTTGCCTCTGATGGCGAGATACAGACCAAACTTATTAAGGTGAGTACGCTGCAACAGGAtatttgtcagattttttaaCTAATCAGAAGTTGAACTAATCAGTGGTGAGTGaggtcaaaataaacccttaattccTCGCTAGATgagaaaatattctggctctacacgGTGTTTTCCCCGCTGCTGTATTCTGCCATTGCTGGCCTCTTTGTGCTTCTGGATTTGATCACTGAATGAGAGTCTGTTGCTGAGCAATGCTCTCACATGTTCTTTAGAGGGAGACCATTAAACTAgcacaataaaatgacaaaacatctCCCAAAGAACAGTTGGGGATGGACTCAGCCAGTCGCCGGTAGTCAATATAGTGTATTCGTCCAGTCGTACAACCTTAGTTGGAACCCAACAATTTTCCTGAACTGGATCCACAGTTTGGTTTAGATCATGTCACTTCTGTTTTAGGCAATATTATCATGTAGTGCACTTGCTAactcattgtgttttatgtattttgaaGAACTATTCAACATCTGTATTTCAGTTGACATGAGTAACACCAGATGATTACAGAATTTTCACTTTGGATGAACGACAAGTTGAAGTTGGCTTCTTCCTTCTACTTGCTCTTCATTTTTCAGGGTGAGGTGATTaaaaccagaggaggaggacaggctGTCCAGTTCACCGACATtgagacactgaaacaggagCTCACCACAGTCCCAAGGTAGCAGCCTGCATCCAGTTATTAGCTGCAGATTAGCTGGATGTttataatgatgtttttttctttttttccctttatttttgtgtctgcagccgCAAAAGAAAATCTTCAGAAGGCAAACCTTCCAATGGAGATCAGACAGATGAAGCTTGGACTGATGTTGAGACGAGGGTAAGATGATGATATTGATTAGTGTCTAATAAACTATCATTGCATCTGCATCTCAGCAGATGCATCATGTAATGAACTTTCTATGTGTTCTCTGTGTAACTTCATATATAGACTCAAAGTAGAACTCAGGTGCAGAGATGGCAAATCACACAGGTTTATGGAACACATCCCAGAGACCTCTTCGCAGAGTGTAACAGAATGGCTATGAAATTACACTAAGAAAAGACTAGCAATATAAATCAAATGGGAAACgcaaagtaacaaaaaacgctcTGTAAGGAGGATAAGAAAAGAACAACGATGGCTATAAACTTACTGAACAAAAAGCGCCCCCGAGGGAGGAAGAATACAAACTGCTATGAAAAGGACTAAGAAGCTCACTTGCAAAACTATTGAAACAAAAATTCACTCCTAAAACACGGAGGAAGACAATCACTAACTCTATagtacaaataaacaaaagaacacTCTTAAAGAGGACTATGATACGACTAtgatcaaacaaaaaacaagacagcaaAAACTAGCCTATAGAacttacaacaaaaaacactcacgaagaggaactAAGGATTTCGTAGACAAGAACACTGTGACTATGACAATGATCAAAGGCAGGCACGGGTGAATCGACCgaaggacaaagacacactggcacaagacaagggggATGCCGACTATTtaaacacgtggagggtaatggggaacaggtggagacgaCAGGTCATCAGGGTGGAcacaccggtgacacatgaggaagggcaagtgctctgaaatgagaggagagttagactatcaaaataaaacaggaaatgacaagacaaaaaacccatgacaagacaaaccttACCACGGTGTGACAATTTTCTCCATTAATGAACAGTTTGGTCTATGAAATGAGATTTCATCGAAttgttttggattgttggtcagacaaaagaTATTCAAATTACAATAATAAATCACATATGataaagagaagcagaaaatccagtcaattatcaaaatagttgcatttcatttaattcatttcagctcaaaatataaaacaacacCTCCTAACTACAGACCCAAAAATTAGCGTAGAGTTAAATCTTGCAGGGATATTTCAAGTTTATGTGTGgagttatttctgttttcctgtgcaTAATTTGTCTCATCACTCCAAGTAACACTCTTAACATTATACAATCAttgctgtgtttgaagtgttAGTGTCTTGATTGTGTTGTTCCTAACACATCCCTCTGTTGATCATATCATTCAGATTAATGTACATTTGAAGACACTTCAGAGTAGATCTGGAACCcaggttgttttttgtttgcagtgCTCGGTGGGTGTGGAGATGAGGGCTGGTTCAAGCATGGGCCCTGGCTGTGAGCATTATGGGATCACCAAGTAAACGGTCATCTTTTATAGATCACATGTGAGAATAGCATTTCCTCTGCAGAACACAGTATTTGATTAGCTCTGCTCCATTTAACAGGTGCGGGAAACCCTAAAAGCTGCTCCAGTGATCACTCCCCTCTTTCCTCACCTGGCTGTTGTGGAGTAGTCTGAACGTTTATTATATTTAGCTCTAGGGCtaatttttaaagatttaccatgcttatattatattttacatgCTGTATTTGAACCAATATATAACAAATGTTATGTGATTCAGTCAAGGATGGTGGCACATATTTAGCTACTATGGCTCTGCTTCTGAAAAAAGTctatttgtatatttgtgtgtaatGATTAGTCACATCTGTTTTTTGGCACATGAGCTGTGTGAAGCTGCCAGAATAATGCTTTTTGTCCACTCTgcactgtttctgtctgttgatAGGTGAATTATACTGAGCTTCAAGTGGAATCTGAATTTCTCTTTTTATATATAACATCTGCTTCTGTACAATCAGGATTAAATTCCTTTGCAGTGCCaggttgttgtgtttatatacaCAGGAGAATGTAATAAAAACTTGACAGTACAGTGCATAGCACATGTCAGTGTCCAGTTTCACTGTCTGTTATCAGCTGAGCATTGCCAGTCTAATGACCAGCTAAAGCTAGTGGTACAGTCATCTAGGCTTTGAGTAGACATGTGAAATCTCATCTACCACCAGTCTGGCTGAGTTTCAATTGGAAAGCACTGGAGAGTGACAACCATGGAGCCTCTTGGAGAGGGTCAAGAGCCAAGTGCAACCAGTGGCCATTAAATTCTCTCCTATGAGATATCGAGTGCTTTGCTGTTTTGACCAGAGCCTGTTTGATACCGCACTATTATCCCCAGCTCCTCACTGCAAGCCCTCCACAACCAAGTGGCGTGAGCCTGATAAAGATGTTATTATGAAACTGCTGTTGAACTCCTGATCAACATTACCACATTCAAAAAGACActtgaggaaaacaaatgaaaacgcACTTAGACCAAGTCAACACCATTCATCCAACTGTATGGTAAGAATACATCATTCCGTGTTTCAGGGCGACGAGCTTGTGATTATGCTTATCAACGTTATTAAACTTGCTGGAGGGAGTTCTGATGTTCTGCTTGAATACACACAGTCAATTAGACCATCTCAGATTTTAGAAGAGCGAGTCTAATTGCAATGTTTTATTGACGCTTTGCTTGAATGGCTCTGATAAAGAGGTCTTAAGCTGCCTTTTGGCACAAGCAGGATGAAATAACTCACAGCGATCCACGATGCTGCTGAGGGCCATTCATAATTCAGTGGTTCACAAGAGGGCTGTCCACTGGTGTACCTGTCATACAACCATTTCCTCAACCTTATGTGATTAAAAGTATATATTTCTATCTTACATaacacatcatttcattcacagccacacagacatacacaaacacatctctctctctctctctctctgtcactctctctctctctctctatatatatatatatatatatatatacatatataaatgcCTTTGTGTGTAGTATCAAACTTGTTAGCAAAGAATTGCATTCAGCAGACACTGGTTCGTTTTCTTGCCATGTTTCTTTACATGACTAGAAAATGAACCATTGGtattcactctcactgctgcCTGCATGTGCATGGCCTGACAGAAGAGAGCCGCTTTGCTACAGCCTGAGGAGTCGCAGACTGCCATTACTCTGAGCAGTATGCGTGGGAATAAATTACAGTTTTACAGGTTTGTATTTATCTCTTTGCCCCGACTATGTGACTCactttttagaaataaatttaAGAGGGTCTGAAAAGTCTAAGTCTATTCAGAaagtatttctgtgtgtgtatgtgtgtgcattttatttatttatttacgtatctatttatttacttttttcttatacaaactacaaaaaacGGATCACAAATaatcagaaacatgaaaaagataTGATTATTTTCACGTCACCTCCATTTGACGTACGGCATTTCTACTTGAGGAGCGTCTGTGGTCGCGGTATTACTGCGTCACCACGTTGATTATGACGTTCATAGAGAGCGGCGCCGTTTCAGACTGGAATGGGAGCTAGCGATTTTTCCCATATTTTGATAGTTTAATCCGTGAATGGCGCCGAAACAGGACCCGAAACCTAAATTTCAAGAAGGTAACAAgtgttctgttttaatttccGATGAATATAAGGTGTCGGTCATTGATAGAGCCGTCGGAAAAGTCCACAATAGCCTTATGATGGGAACACTGCCGCCGTCGAACAGCTAGCGTTGTTAGCCTTCATTGTTGTTGCACAAAATAGGTCTCGATCGTTTTTATTCGCCATGTTCGTTGCATATGAAGACCTTTCTTCACAGCATAGCGTAACGTCAGCAGCAGCATACCGGCAACGTCTAGGGTTTGAATTTTCAGCAATTTAGCTCCTTGACTTAACCGACCACCTCTGTGCTCTCAGTTAGCTGAGCTCTACCCGGCCTGCTGTCAGGCTAACTGCTGCTGTcatattttacttattttttctgcagctctctctAAGATATACCAAGTGCATTAGGAAAAATTGTGTACATTATTTCAGGAATTAATTTGTAATGTATATCATATATTTAGTGGTGAGTTAGTTGTAAAAGTTAA of Chelmon rostratus isolate fCheRos1 chromosome 6, fCheRos1.pri, whole genome shotgun sequence contains these proteins:
- the LOC121607722 gene encoding kinesin-like protein KIF23, with product MDSLSQYGSPSLRTVAIDKWTMCPVISHWVLSLPPLPSSELTDPHDDITLPRLIEALQNRQRIRQMMIDEYSKAANTMKFRLQELDCNLISDDNCIDEQNGKLVEKDKIIQNNKAEIERLEKKTKMQEHKIDILQKTAKIYEGDKRLLQQELETREQRLQRELSDMRCMEQRMHGVVTDTQLKWEKECNRRAKQLEMQNKLWVKDEKLKQLKAIVTESKTPGHSDSPPCQIQPKQPSREEHLPAKRSASHSPLPCPVESPRVRRGPVIPIRIEGVEMNPRSTCPIPSTSSSLSVTSCITASEQWAAQDIRQGYHSASTPMRTHPRADASASKARRRAVCWRREEEEASSLTFDVDLTERSYRTVTPVRPLHRRSCSAGREKWVDHKPSSSMDLGTVLQPVIPNAIQVSAPSEKSLLKCDRYVLTHQEVASDGEIQTKLIKGEVIKTRGGGQAVQFTDIETLKQELTTVPSRKRKSSEGKPSNGDQTDEAWTDVETRCSVGVEMRAGSSMGPGCEHYGITK